The following coding sequences lie in one Gemmatimonadota bacterium genomic window:
- a CDS encoding O-acetyl-ADP-ribose deacetylase codes for MSVIIEAVVADITTLDVDAIVNAANAQLSPGGGVCGAIHRAAGPSLAVACRALAPCPTGEARITPGFGLPARYVIHAVGPVWHGGVEGEAELLASAYTASLELARANGLSSIAFPAISTGIYGYPLREATRVAVAAVRAEAERAGALERVVFACFADEVLAAYRAAGVEAQEDA; via the coding sequence GTGTCGGTGATCATCGAAGCGGTCGTGGCGGATATCACCACGCTGGACGTGGATGCGATCGTCAACGCGGCCAACGCGCAACTCTCTCCCGGGGGAGGCGTGTGCGGCGCCATCCACCGTGCCGCAGGTCCCTCCCTCGCGGTGGCCTGTCGCGCGCTGGCGCCCTGCCCCACGGGGGAAGCGCGCATCACGCCCGGGTTCGGCTTGCCGGCTCGTTATGTGATCCACGCGGTGGGGCCCGTGTGGCACGGAGGCGTGGAAGGCGAGGCAGAGCTGTTGGCGTCGGCCTACACGGCATCCCTCGAGTTGGCTCGTGCGAACGGACTGTCGAGCATCGCGTTTCCCGCGATCAGCACGGGTATCTACGGGTATCCGCTGCGGGAGGCGACGCGGGTGGCGGTGGCCGCGGTGCGTGCAGAGGCGGAGCGGGCGGGTGCGCTGGAACGTGTGGTGTTCGCCTGCTTCGCCGACGAGGTGTTGGCGGCCTACCGGGCGGCGGGCGTGGAGGCGCAGGAGGACGCATGA
- a CDS encoding DUF1801 domain-containing protein produces the protein MDDARAPATIDEYIERFSPEVRTVLQAVREVIKDAAPGAQEAISYQMPTFKLAGILVHFAAWNDHIGLYPTPSGMAAFERELSHYDRGKGSVQFPLSEPMPLELIGRIVRYRAEENLRKASEKKGTKAR, from the coding sequence ATGGACGACGCCCGCGCCCCCGCGACCATCGATGAGTACATCGAGCGCTTCTCCCCGGAGGTGCGGACCGTGCTACAAGCGGTACGGGAGGTGATCAAAGACGCCGCGCCTGGCGCCCAGGAGGCGATCAGCTACCAGATGCCCACGTTCAAGCTGGCGGGCATCCTGGTGCACTTCGCGGCCTGGAACGACCACATCGGCCTGTACCCGACGCCCTCCGGCATGGCGGCCTTCGAACGGGAGCTTTCCCACTACGACCGTGGGAAGGGCTCGGTCCAGTTTCCCCTGTCCGAGCCCATGCCGCTCGAGCTCATCGGCCGCATCGTGCGCTACCGGGCGGAGGAGAACCTGAGGAAAGCCAGCGAGAAGAAGGGCACGAAGGCGCGCTGA
- a CDS encoding DUF4403 family protein translates to MDRTQMVTTQDPHQLPRPKGWRRVASAALVGVGVVVMAALALVFRGTGLGLGVGNFFAPRIEAPEPEVADFDESVPPLPASVLTVPIAYDLAPVIQKLEDVIPHTQGSLARRIPVEGNDRADVAYEIRRGPFRAELNGDVARLSTVISYKARAWYDPPVLPEIRFSCGTDAGEPEPRARVALRARLSIGSDWALRGRARVERLAPLSDTDRDRCRVSRLNIDVTDRVIGAAERALTDHLPEVDAALHGIDLRSRFERWWGLLQEPIELDDDVWLVIDPSQVHRGTAEGSGQVLSAVVSLTARPHVVWGARPHPQLRPLPELDSAHVEEGLQIQAAGMIDYQAASERMSVELAGEEIVLPGGTIRVGGISVRGIGAGKLALELNFRGAARGRLFLRGTPEFDPATGMIHVPDLDFDVASQSLLVQGMDWLAHPGVVETLRERARWEVADVLALAEKQINRGLNRELSDDVRLIGSVESIDVTGLYPQRDRLVVHAKATARARLVIVEEPAPAAGPAAGGPAPAAR, encoded by the coding sequence ATGGACCGCACGCAGATGGTGACCACCCAGGACCCGCATCAACTGCCTCGGCCGAAGGGATGGCGACGGGTCGCGAGCGCCGCCCTCGTGGGAGTGGGTGTGGTGGTCATGGCGGCGTTGGCCCTCGTCTTCCGGGGGACCGGTCTGGGGCTGGGCGTGGGCAACTTCTTCGCGCCGAGGATCGAGGCGCCCGAGCCCGAGGTGGCCGACTTCGACGAGTCGGTTCCGCCGCTTCCAGCGTCCGTACTCACCGTGCCGATCGCCTACGACCTCGCGCCGGTGATCCAGAAGCTCGAAGACGTCATCCCGCATACGCAGGGATCGCTGGCCCGACGCATCCCCGTCGAGGGGAATGATCGCGCGGACGTGGCCTACGAGATCCGGCGGGGCCCGTTCCGGGCGGAGCTGAACGGAGACGTCGCGCGTCTGAGCACAGTGATCTCCTACAAGGCGAGGGCGTGGTACGATCCTCCCGTCTTGCCAGAGATCCGCTTTTCGTGCGGGACAGATGCCGGCGAACCGGAGCCGCGGGCGCGGGTGGCGCTGCGCGCGCGCCTGAGCATCGGCTCGGACTGGGCGTTGCGCGGACGAGCACGCGTCGAACGGCTGGCCCCCCTGTCCGACACCGATCGGGACCGTTGTCGGGTCTCCCGCCTCAACATCGACGTTACCGATCGAGTGATCGGGGCCGCGGAGCGTGCGTTGACGGACCATCTGCCGGAGGTCGACGCTGCGCTGCACGGCATCGACCTGCGCAGCCGGTTCGAGAGGTGGTGGGGGCTGCTGCAGGAACCGATCGAGCTGGACGACGACGTCTGGCTGGTCATCGATCCGAGCCAGGTGCACCGGGGCACGGCAGAAGGGAGCGGCCAGGTCCTCAGTGCGGTGGTGAGTCTGACGGCCCGGCCCCATGTCGTGTGGGGAGCCCGCCCCCATCCGCAACTCCGCCCGCTCCCGGAGCTGGACAGCGCCCACGTCGAGGAGGGGCTCCAGATCCAGGCGGCCGGCATGATCGACTACCAGGCGGCCAGCGAGCGGATGAGTGTGGAGCTGGCCGGTGAGGAGATCGTGCTGCCCGGAGGCACCATCAGGGTCGGTGGCATCTCTGTGCGGGGGATCGGAGCGGGCAAGCTGGCGCTCGAGCTCAACTTCCGCGGTGCGGCTCGCGGCAGGCTCTTCCTGAGGGGGACGCCGGAGTTCGATCCAGCGACGGGGATGATCCACGTGCCGGACCTCGACTTCGACGTGGCGTCGCAGAGCCTGCTGGTGCAGGGGATGGATTGGCTGGCCCATCCGGGGGTGGTGGAGACGCTTCGCGAGCGCGCTCGCTGGGAGGTGGCGGACGTGCTGGCGCTGGCCGAGAAGCAGATCAACCGGGGTTTGAACCGCGAGCTGAGCGACGACGTTCGGCTGATCGGCTCCGTGGAGTCCATCGACGTGACCGGGCTCTACCCGCAACGCGACCGCCTGGTCGTGCACGCCAAGGCGACAGCGCGGGCACGTCTGGTGATCGTGGAAGAACCGGCGCCGGCGGCGGGTCCAGCGGCCGGAGGGCCCGCTCCGGCGGCGCGGTAG
- a CDS encoding CPXCG motif-containing cysteine-rich protein produces the protein MDLDAVGWCPYCGEPVEVELDPYGGALQTYVEDCPVCCRPWQVEVSFDRNGQASVRLEAGD, from the coding sequence CTGGATCTCGATGCCGTCGGGTGGTGCCCGTACTGCGGCGAGCCCGTGGAAGTGGAGCTGGATCCCTACGGTGGGGCTCTTCAGACCTACGTGGAGGACTGCCCGGTCTGTTGCCGGCCCTGGCAGGTCGAGGTGTCATTCGACCGGAATGGCCAGGCCAGCGTGAGGCTCGAGGCCGGGGACTAG
- a CDS encoding EAL domain-containing protein, producing the protein MFHSSDPSDSARTRWKGLAVTKFHPLVTPLLKRHLAGKPVLPEVRAFVADLNEALYRHDGEPGGPAATDAAGDIRQAALEASKDCLIVVDGEGGILAHNRRFVDLWNLPESLMAAGHFDRLLPNISFELRDPGDLESVLQAVAADTDAAITVVLPFADGRYFELHTERLRHPTGVARLWAFRDVSTLKQSEAEFRHDAFHDALTGLPNRALFIDRVGQALARAKRSSQLLAVMFLDLDRFKHVNDTLGHGAGDELLKAVAERLQARVRAQDTVARLAGDEFMMLVSDLGSPEDVSHVAGSILDALRLPVRMGDHAVHVGGSIGIAIFPDHGGDRETLMKRADIALYRAKEDGRNRYQFFEEGMTNTNEGKVVFENELRRAIEDGQLVVHYQPVFDLRRRRVVGVEALVRWRRSDGSLVLPGHFIAQAEQAGLIGRISEWALRRVGRERLTWPAWMRERLDISINLSSQQFWDPHLVQKISQELEGADLPPERIILELTESVVMKDPPQSVAMLRALAKRGIRVALDDFGTGHSSLGALRTLPISILKIDKSFILHCHRDDKDLAIVRSVIQMAQSLEIPVVSEGVESREQAQILARQGGRFIQGFWVSRPIAGEALVDLLVRKQAGQEAAGGSTPLRTPATS; encoded by the coding sequence GTGTTCCATTCCTCCGACCCGTCCGACAGCGCCAGGACACGCTGGAAAGGCCTCGCTGTGACGAAGTTCCACCCGTTGGTCACACCGCTCCTGAAGCGGCATCTGGCAGGGAAACCGGTCCTGCCGGAGGTTCGAGCTTTTGTGGCCGACCTAAACGAGGCTCTGTACCGGCACGACGGCGAGCCGGGGGGGCCGGCGGCCACGGACGCCGCCGGAGACATCCGGCAAGCGGCATTGGAGGCGAGCAAGGACTGCCTGATCGTCGTCGACGGCGAGGGCGGCATCCTGGCCCACAACCGCCGCTTCGTCGACCTGTGGAACCTGCCGGAGTCCCTCATGGCTGCGGGGCACTTCGACCGGCTGCTTCCCAACATCTCCTTCGAGTTGCGGGATCCTGGCGATCTCGAGTCCGTGTTGCAGGCCGTCGCGGCCGATACGGACGCGGCGATCACGGTGGTGCTGCCCTTCGCGGACGGGCGCTACTTCGAGCTGCATACGGAACGTCTCCGGCACCCCACGGGCGTGGCTCGACTCTGGGCGTTTCGTGACGTCTCCACCCTCAAACAGTCCGAGGCGGAGTTCCGTCACGACGCGTTCCACGATGCGCTCACCGGCTTGCCCAACCGTGCGCTCTTCATTGATCGGGTGGGTCAGGCACTCGCGCGCGCGAAGCGCTCCAGCCAGCTGCTTGCCGTGATGTTCCTGGACCTGGATCGCTTCAAGCACGTCAACGACACACTTGGGCACGGCGCCGGCGACGAGCTGCTCAAGGCCGTCGCAGAGCGGCTGCAGGCGCGGGTGCGTGCCCAGGACACCGTGGCTCGACTCGCAGGCGACGAGTTCATGATGCTGGTCTCCGACCTCGGGAGTCCGGAGGATGTCAGCCACGTCGCGGGCTCCATCCTCGATGCCCTCCGTCTGCCCGTGCGCATGGGGGACCATGCCGTGCACGTGGGCGGCAGCATCGGCATCGCCATCTTCCCCGACCACGGAGGGGACCGGGAGACGCTCATGAAGCGCGCCGACATCGCGCTCTATCGAGCCAAGGAAGATGGGCGCAACCGGTACCAGTTCTTCGAAGAAGGAATGACGAACACCAACGAAGGCAAGGTGGTGTTCGAGAACGAGCTACGGCGGGCAATCGAGGACGGACAGCTCGTCGTCCACTATCAACCCGTGTTCGATTTGCGGCGCCGGCGGGTCGTCGGTGTGGAGGCGTTGGTCCGCTGGCGCCGGTCGGATGGGTCGCTGGTGCTGCCTGGCCATTTCATCGCCCAGGCCGAGCAGGCGGGACTCATCGGCCGCATCAGCGAGTGGGCGCTCCGGCGGGTCGGTCGTGAGCGCTTGACCTGGCCGGCCTGGATGCGCGAACGACTGGACATCTCGATCAACCTGTCGAGCCAACAGTTCTGGGATCCCCATCTCGTACAGAAGATCTCTCAGGAACTCGAGGGGGCCGACCTTCCGCCTGAGCGGATCATCCTCGAGCTCACCGAGAGCGTGGTGATGAAAGACCCCCCTCAGAGCGTAGCAATGCTCCGGGCACTGGCGAAACGGGGGATTCGTGTGGCACTGGACGACTTCGGAACGGGGCATTCTTCGCTGGGGGCCCTGCGCACCCTCCCGATCTCCATTCTGAAGATCGACAAGAGCTTCATCTTGCATTGCCATCGCGATGACAAGGACCTCGCCATCGTCCGGAGCGTGATCCAGATGGCCCAGAGTCTGGAGATCCCGGTGGTCTCGGAAGGGGTCGAGTCGCGGGAACAGGCGCAGATCCTCGCCCGCCAGGGTGGGCGCTTCATCCAGGGATTCTGGGTCAGCCGACCCATCGCGGGAGAGGCGCTCGTGGACCTGCTCGTGCGCAAACAGGCCGGGCAGGAGGCAGCGGGAGGGTCGACCCCCCTGCGGACGCCGGCCACTTCCTAG
- a CDS encoding Nramp family divalent metal transporter — MIAPEPTSGLAPLRTAELPEPPRPRGLQWAGVVGPGVIVLGASIGSGEFLLGPAAFVQYGLTLLWVTLVAAFLQTVFNTELMRYTLATGEPVFAGFMRTRPGSGFWAVVYALLYFLQVGWPGWAGAAAGAVFFLFVRDLAGPEQASIVYWIGVGTFVACVAILLVGKRVERTLEWLNWILVSAILLGGVILAALLVPGEIWARGVSGFFAYDPTAHSFQLFPAGADFFLIGAFAAYSGAGGVINLSLSSWARDKGYGMGSVTGYIPSAVGGEKVDLAHTGSTFEPTPEAMERWRGWWRIVRADQWGVYFLGALLGMFLPAVLYVTFLEAGTDIRGLAVAAELADAMAGKVGPFAGGVVAMMAVWVLFKAQLDILEGMARSVTDILWTGSRRVRAWRGGDVRIVYYTVLVALAAWGIVALRLAQPIVLLQLGANMAGLVFVISSLHVLRVNTTVLAPALRPSWWRRVALVAMALFYGAFVALWLGGVWG, encoded by the coding sequence ATGATCGCGCCCGAACCCACCAGTGGCCTCGCACCTCTGCGCACGGCCGAGTTGCCGGAGCCTCCCAGGCCCCGAGGACTGCAGTGGGCCGGGGTCGTGGGCCCGGGGGTCATCGTCCTGGGGGCCTCGATCGGCAGCGGGGAGTTCCTGCTGGGCCCCGCGGCCTTTGTTCAATACGGGCTGACGCTGCTCTGGGTCACGCTGGTCGCCGCCTTCCTACAAACGGTCTTCAACACCGAGCTCATGCGCTACACGCTGGCCACGGGTGAGCCGGTTTTCGCGGGGTTCATGCGCACGCGGCCGGGCAGCGGCTTCTGGGCTGTCGTGTATGCGCTCCTCTACTTTCTCCAGGTAGGATGGCCCGGCTGGGCCGGCGCAGCGGCGGGCGCGGTGTTCTTCCTGTTCGTCCGCGACCTCGCCGGTCCGGAGCAGGCGAGCATCGTGTACTGGATCGGCGTCGGCACGTTCGTGGCGTGCGTGGCCATCCTGCTCGTCGGTAAACGGGTCGAGCGTACGCTGGAATGGCTCAACTGGATTCTGGTGTCCGCGATCCTGTTGGGCGGCGTGATCCTGGCCGCGCTCCTGGTGCCCGGTGAGATCTGGGCGCGAGGCGTGAGCGGCTTCTTCGCCTACGATCCCACCGCGCATTCCTTCCAGCTGTTCCCGGCTGGCGCCGACTTCTTCTTGATCGGAGCATTTGCGGCCTACTCCGGGGCCGGAGGCGTGATCAACCTGTCGCTCTCGAGCTGGGCGCGGGACAAGGGGTACGGCATGGGGTCCGTCACCGGGTACATCCCGTCGGCGGTGGGTGGCGAAAAGGTGGATCTGGCCCACACCGGATCGACCTTCGAGCCGACGCCGGAGGCCATGGAGCGGTGGAGGGGGTGGTGGCGCATCGTACGCGCCGACCAGTGGGGAGTGTACTTTCTGGGAGCCCTGCTCGGCATGTTCCTGCCGGCCGTGCTCTACGTCACCTTCCTGGAGGCCGGCACCGACATCCGCGGGCTGGCGGTGGCGGCCGAGCTGGCGGACGCCATGGCCGGTAAAGTCGGCCCCTTCGCCGGCGGGGTCGTGGCCATGATGGCGGTATGGGTGCTGTTCAAGGCACAGCTCGACATCCTGGAAGGCATGGCTCGCTCCGTCACCGACATCCTCTGGACGGGCAGTCGCAGGGTGCGGGCCTGGCGGGGTGGCGACGTGCGCATCGTCTACTACACGGTGCTCGTGGCGCTGGCGGCCTGGGGCATCGTCGCGCTGCGTCTGGCCCAACCCATCGTGTTGCTGCAGCTCGGGGCCAACATGGCGGGCCTGGTCTTCGTGATCTCGTCCTTGCACGTGCTGCGGGTGAACACCACGGTGCTCGCCCCCGCGCTGCGGCCGTCGTGGTGGCGCCGCGTGGCGCTCGTGGCCATGGCGCTGTTCTACGGGGCCTTCGTGGCACTCTGGCTGGGGGGGGTGTGGGGCTGA
- a CDS encoding ABC transporter ATP-binding protein, with amino-acid sequence MGLKPPRSSRLRYRQFVEDYRARRLEDALEEGGERRESQTGGLLRGRRREYLRDYLSWLRPHRSAVVVLFVLALIGAAFEMVEPLFMRFMIDRVLLVPELERAARLRLLHLAGASFVAVVVLSNLVRMIRDYRQHVLNARVVLSLRRSLFDRLLRLPLARLWDMKTGGILSRLTGDVDTTSGLLQLAVVSPSLAVLRLVIAIGILLNLNWRLALTAVAILPGIAVISLTFSRRIRPIYRSVRKDVELIDGRVGETFSGIRVVRAFRGEVRELLSYMSGRHGVVRKEMFARRRELFIWTSWGLLLGAVNVVILWYGGYLSLEGRASVGDIMAFQWYTFLLLNPVWQIVNSFSELQRSLAATERVFEVLAMEEDKPDLPGATKAPTHVEELRFERVDFEYREGQPVILDFDVTVRGGTVVALVGRSGAGKTTVTDLVARFHDPTHGRILLNGVDIRTLRLRSYRDLLAVVQQDVFLFDGSVADNIAYGRRDASQGEIEDAAHRANAHEFIEKLPESYDTLVGERGVKLSGGQQQRLAIARAILADPQILILDEATSNLDTESEQLIQASMLTLLEGRTTFVIAHRLSTIRRADLILLLDQGRIVERGTHRELMVANGEYARMVRRQQAAGAGSVSLWEDETPRVGMAQ; translated from the coding sequence GTGGGGCTGAAGCCTCCGCGGTCCTCCAGGCTCCGCTACCGGCAGTTCGTCGAGGACTATCGGGCGCGCCGACTGGAGGACGCACTCGAGGAAGGTGGGGAGCGGCGCGAGAGCCAGACGGGTGGCCTGCTGCGGGGCCGGCGCCGCGAGTATCTGCGCGACTACCTGAGTTGGCTGCGGCCCCACCGCAGCGCGGTCGTGGTGCTCTTCGTGCTGGCGCTGATCGGCGCGGCCTTCGAGATGGTGGAGCCGCTCTTCATGCGGTTCATGATCGACCGCGTGCTCCTGGTCCCCGAGCTGGAGCGGGCCGCGCGCCTGCGTCTGCTCCACCTCGCCGGCGCATCGTTCGTGGCGGTCGTGGTGCTGTCGAATCTGGTGCGGATGATCCGCGACTATCGCCAGCACGTGCTCAATGCTCGGGTCGTGCTGTCCCTCCGTCGCTCGTTGTTCGACCGGCTGCTGCGCCTGCCACTGGCGCGGCTCTGGGACATGAAGACGGGGGGCATCCTCTCGCGCTTGACAGGAGACGTCGACACCACCAGCGGCCTCTTGCAGCTCGCGGTCGTCTCTCCCTCCCTTGCCGTCCTTCGGCTGGTCATCGCCATCGGGATCTTGTTGAACCTCAACTGGCGGCTGGCCCTGACCGCCGTGGCCATCCTTCCCGGCATCGCGGTCATCAGCCTGACCTTTTCGCGCAGGATCCGCCCCATCTATCGCTCGGTTCGCAAGGATGTGGAGCTCATCGATGGCCGCGTGGGCGAAACGTTCTCCGGGATCCGCGTGGTTCGCGCCTTCCGAGGCGAGGTGCGCGAGCTGCTCAGCTACATGAGCGGCCGCCACGGCGTGGTGCGCAAGGAGATGTTCGCCCGTCGCCGTGAGTTGTTCATATGGACCTCCTGGGGACTGCTGCTGGGCGCGGTCAACGTGGTCATCCTCTGGTACGGCGGCTATCTGTCGCTGGAGGGCCGCGCCTCGGTGGGCGACATCATGGCATTCCAGTGGTACACGTTTCTGCTCTTGAATCCCGTGTGGCAGATCGTCAACTCGTTCTCGGAGTTGCAGCGCTCCCTGGCGGCCACGGAGCGCGTCTTCGAAGTACTGGCCATGGAAGAGGACAAACCCGACCTGCCCGGCGCCACCAAGGCCCCAACGCACGTGGAGGAGCTACGCTTCGAACGGGTGGACTTCGAATACCGCGAGGGGCAGCCGGTGATCCTGGATTTCGACGTCACCGTGCGGGGCGGTACCGTCGTGGCGCTGGTGGGGCGCAGCGGCGCGGGCAAGACGACGGTCACGGATCTGGTGGCACGGTTCCATGACCCGACGCATGGACGCATCCTCCTCAATGGTGTCGACATCCGCACCTTGCGTTTGCGGAGCTACCGGGATCTGCTGGCCGTCGTGCAGCAGGACGTCTTCTTGTTCGATGGTTCGGTTGCCGACAACATCGCGTACGGCCGTCGCGACGCCAGCCAGGGTGAGATCGAGGACGCGGCACACCGCGCCAACGCGCACGAGTTCATCGAGAAACTGCCGGAGAGCTACGATACCTTGGTGGGAGAGCGAGGCGTGAAGCTCTCGGGTGGACAGCAGCAGCGACTTGCCATTGCGCGGGCCATTCTCGCGGATCCGCAGATTCTCATCCTGGACGAGGCCACCAGCAATCTCGACACGGAGAGCGAACAACTCATTCAGGCGTCGATGCTCACGTTGCTCGAGGGTCGCACCACTTTCGTGATCGCGCACCGACTTTCCACCATCCGTCGCGCGGATCTCATCCTGCTCCTCGACCAGGGCCGGATCGTCGAGCGGGGTACGCATCGTGAGCTGATGGTGGCGAATGGGGAGTACGCCCGCATGGTGCGGCGACAGCAAGCGGCCGGTGCTGGGAGTGTCTCGCTGTGGGAGGACGAAACCCCGCGCGTCGGGATGGCCCAATAG
- a CDS encoding YceI family protein yields the protein MKTWTLSAALLAGAATLAATPAPTMDMWNVDPAHTEIGFTAKHFFTPVKGTFRDFDVHLIYDPANPASSSVDVTVQVASVETGNERRNTHLQSGDFFEAERYPTITFKSTAVRRVSDSQLIASGDLTIKGTTKRIELPITVLGIQQIPSEMQEMLGGAKQIASFSAGTTLDRGDFGVGTGSWAATLVVGGEIQIDIALEANLK from the coding sequence ATGAAGACCTGGACGCTCAGCGCTGCCTTGCTGGCCGGCGCGGCGACGTTGGCCGCCACCCCCGCCCCCACGATGGACATGTGGAACGTCGATCCGGCGCACACCGAGATCGGCTTCACCGCCAAGCACTTCTTCACACCGGTGAAGGGGACGTTCCGGGACTTCGACGTGCACCTGATCTACGACCCGGCGAACCCTGCATCCAGCAGCGTCGACGTGACCGTCCAGGTGGCCAGCGTGGAAACGGGGAACGAGCGAAGAAACACCCATCTCCAGTCGGGTGACTTCTTCGAGGCCGAGCGCTATCCGACCATCACGTTCAAGAGCACGGCGGTGCGTCGGGTGAGCGACAGCCAGCTCATTGCCTCAGGTGATCTGACGATCAAGGGGACCACCAAGCGCATCGAGCTGCCCATCACCGTACTAGGCATTCAGCAGATCCCCTCCGAGATGCAGGAGATGCTGGGTGGCGCCAAGCAGATCGCGAGCTTCTCCGCGGGCACCACCCTCGATCGCGGCGACTTCGGTGTCGGGACGGGCAGCTGGGCTGCTACGCTGGTCGTGGGTGGCGAAATCCAGATCGACATCGCTCTGGAAGCGAACCTGAAGTAG
- a CDS encoding ankyrin repeat domain-containing protein, translating into MPDAIPPEPALAFLSACARGDLEGIQSLLDADPSLVHSRDSDGATGVHRALLHPAAVRLLLSRGADPNARELGDNALPLHFAAGGAPVETVRALLEAGSDVHGEGDVHRLEPIGWATVFADPRPEVVELLLAHGARHHVFSAIALGDEALVRAVVSDDPMALARRLSPSEQEQSALHYVIAPPDGLLGGTFRTGAHYRTLDVLLELGADVEARDARGRTPMQVAMLRGDLPALQALQRAGAALPDEGLHGNGVEPAVPAYARPRMAPMLCVTDMARSIAWYEAVGFQVSGSHGDEGGLDFVSLVLDGVELMCVPAHPPRTAPTAGLTLWIHTEALDRIYERLRGLQLHWAREALEGREPSGPPVPFIQDLHTAFYGQREFGVRDPDGVEVMFAQEVSR; encoded by the coding sequence ATGCCCGATGCGATTCCGCCCGAACCCGCGCTGGCCTTCCTCTCCGCATGCGCTCGGGGAGATCTGGAGGGCATTCAGAGCCTCCTGGACGCGGATCCGTCGCTCGTCCATTCGCGTGACAGCGACGGCGCCACGGGTGTGCACCGCGCGCTGCTCCACCCGGCGGCCGTGCGCCTTCTGCTCTCCCGAGGCGCGGACCCGAACGCCCGCGAGCTCGGCGACAATGCCCTCCCTCTTCATTTCGCGGCGGGTGGGGCCCCGGTCGAGACCGTGCGGGCGCTGTTGGAAGCAGGCTCAGACGTTCACGGTGAGGGCGATGTCCACCGTTTGGAACCGATCGGATGGGCCACCGTGTTTGCCGATCCGCGGCCTGAGGTGGTGGAGCTGCTCCTGGCTCACGGCGCGCGTCATCACGTCTTCTCGGCCATTGCGCTGGGGGATGAAGCGCTGGTCCGTGCCGTGGTCTCTGACGACCCGATGGCACTCGCCCGCAGGCTCTCGCCCAGCGAGCAGGAACAGAGCGCCCTGCACTACGTGATCGCTCCCCCGGACGGGTTGCTGGGCGGGACCTTCCGCACCGGTGCGCACTATCGCACGCTCGACGTGTTGCTCGAGCTGGGTGCCGACGTTGAGGCCCGCGACGCGCGAGGGCGCACCCCCATGCAGGTGGCGATGCTCCGCGGGGATCTGCCGGCCCTGCAGGCCCTGCAGCGGGCGGGGGCGGCGCTACCGGACGAGGGACTCCACGGGAATGGTGTCGAACCCGCCGTGCCCGCGTACGCCCGTCCCCGTATGGCGCCTATGCTCTGCGTAACCGACATGGCGCGCTCGATCGCCTGGTACGAAGCCGTGGGGTTCCAGGTGTCCGGTAGCCATGGCGACGAGGGTGGACTCGACTTCGTGTCCCTGGTGCTCGACGGCGTCGAGCTCATGTGCGTTCCTGCGCATCCACCCCGGACCGCTCCCACGGCGGGTCTGACGCTCTGGATCCACACGGAGGCACTGGACCGGATCTACGAACGCCTGCGCGGGCTCCAGTTGCATTGGGCTCGTGAGGCTCTGGAGGGTCGGGAGCCGTCCGGCCCCCCCGTTCCCTTCATTCAGGACCTGCACACGGCGTTCTACGGGCAGCGTGAATTCGGTGTGCGTGACCCGGATGGAGTCGAGGTGATGTTCGCTCAGGAGGTCTCGAGGTGA
- a CDS encoding DinB family protein: MKRTLGAAALTWMLGTSAVSAQSEATFRDQIMGHFQQSSAKFTMLAEAMPASAYAWSPGAGVMEVGQVYMHVARYNFMYLQDNLGIPAPADVDLATMETIRDKAEVQKLLIRSIEHVKRATLDMSATELGETTTLYGQTVPAWAVLMQLVAHMNEHLGQSIAYARMNGVVPPWSG, from the coding sequence ATGAAGCGAACGCTGGGAGCCGCCGCCCTGACCTGGATGCTCGGCACCTCCGCTGTCAGCGCGCAGTCCGAAGCGACCTTCCGCGATCAGATCATGGGTCACTTCCAACAGTCCTCCGCCAAGTTCACGATGTTGGCAGAGGCGATGCCCGCTTCGGCGTATGCCTGGTCGCCCGGCGCAGGCGTGATGGAGGTGGGGCAGGTCTACATGCACGTGGCCCGCTACAACTTCATGTACCTGCAGGACAACCTCGGCATTCCCGCGCCTGCCGACGTCGACCTGGCCACCATGGAGACGATCCGCGACAAGGCCGAGGTGCAGAAGCTGCTGATCCGCTCGATCGAGCACGTGAAGCGTGCCACCTTGGACATGTCGGCTACTGAGCTTGGCGAAACGACGACGCTGTATGGACAGACCGTGCCTGCATGGGCGGTCCTGATGCAGCTGGTCGCCCATATGAACGAACATCTCGGGCAATCGATCGCCTATGCTCGCATGAACGGGGTCGTTCCGCCCTGGTCCGGCTGA